From the Amia ocellicauda isolate fAmiCal2 chromosome 12, fAmiCal2.hap1, whole genome shotgun sequence genome, the window ataataatagtattgtaATATTATTGTCTCTCTTATTATTCatttgtagtagtagttttGTTATCAGTACTACAAACAGTAGTTATggtgttcagtcagtgtttattaatctctctctccttttccccTCCTTCCCACTctttccttccctccctctcctcctaaCCCCCTTTTCCCTCCATCTTTtgctttccctttttctttctctccccctctctctcccacttcCTCCCTGTCCCCtgctccccccacccctctcagAGCTGTACATGGTGCCTAGGGTGGTGCGCGAGGCGTCAGGTCTGTACACGGTGACCAGCACCCTGTACTTGCAGCCAAAGAAGAGCGACGTCAAGAGTTCCTTCCACTGCCGTGCCATCTACAGCATGCCAGGGGACACCAGCGAGCACAACGACTCGCCCAAGTTCAATCTCTccctgcactgtgagtggggTGGCGGGGGCTGGAGTGGGAAGGCTGTGAGAGTGGGTGTGGGAGAGTGTAGGGCTGTGGGTGGGAGTGggagatggtgtgtgtgtgtgggagtagGAGGGCGTGGGAGTGTTgatgtctctctttctgtctgtcctGATTTCCTctacctcctctctctctctctctctctctctctctctctctctctcgccctctctctttctctgcccTACCGAACATGGTCAATGAGAACATAACATCAGTTTGGTGGAGATTTTTGACAGACTTCCCTGATCCATCCAATCAGATCACACAGAGAAGGTGACCTTTACCCTGGTGAATACCGAGCCAATCAAAGAGGGCGATCGTGTCAGAATGAGATGCGAGGCAGACGGTAACCCCACCCCTGAATTCGACTTCAtcaagaaagaggtgagagagaggtagagagagaaaaagacaaaatgGCTTAATGAGGGATAAAGCACACATGGCTTACTATGCCATAAAACACTCTACAGTTTCAAGCCCCAAGTAAGGATTTGATTCTTCTTTATGAGAGTGAAACTGTGGCCCCATTTATGAACAGtaaatgtaaaacttgggataaaatcaaaatggaaaatatttcatttagaattctgtaacaacatcttatacacacacatagaaatCCCCCACACAATGTGTGCAAGGCTGAGCTAGGTCCCTTAACCCTGCTGAAAAAAAGAGCAGACAAATTCTGGGTCCTTCTGAGCCTGGCTGAGACACACCAAGCACCAAGCACATCTCCAACAACAGCCAACTCACCCAACTGGCACTCAAACACCACCTTGGTTCCAACAGTGGGAACAAAGCAAACCACAACAAAATTGAAAGAAACTGACAAAAATACAAGAAACTCACACACATTCAATCTGTCAGCTCTGATTGGTTCTGTGTGAGCAGTGCTGGGCTGGAGCAGGTCAGAGATCACTGGGGTCAATGTTCTTTTTGGGGCTTTACAGTTTTTCTTGATTGCTAAGACACTTTTAAACTGGGGTCACCTTGATCTCCATCTTAACCTAATGAGCAAAACTGTATTAATTTTTGCAAAACACTAAGTCATTTCTCATTGCTTTCACACATAATGCAAATATTAAGCACAGTTTTTcaaaacagtaaacacaactCTCTACAAAAGACATAAAACGCAGTTGAGTAAATCatgtcaaacaaaattaaatctacTACAAATTACTCCCATGAATGTGAACCTCTTCTGCACATGTGCAAAACTTCTTTGCACAATTGTTCATTCAACAAGCAGCTCTTATTCATGTATAAAAGAGCTCACATTTGGGCTGTTTGCAAGGATGGACCAAGTAAGAGGctgagggtgagggtgagggcAAGGACAAGTACATGCACAAGGACAAGGACAAAGGAGAGGTAGAGCTGTCCTTAAAGGAAGGAGGGATCAGATGTGTGTAGGTGGTGGAGGGTAATACAAAGAGCTAAtgtttcagattacatttgtGCCACAATTATTGACCATTTTGTCAATCATGGCCTTTCCATGAGAGAGGCTGGGCAACGCAATTCCCCATAAATGACTGCAATTTATGTGAGTGAAGCCGCCTTCAACCTTTCAAATGTAAGGAGTCGAGGGAGGAGCCCCACTGGTAAGAGGGCCACTGTGAATGTGCAAAAATGGGTGCACACATCACCATGTGTGCCGCTCTCTCCAGCGGTGGGGTTCTTTACCCCTGCAATACAATACAGAACATCTCTTCACAGAGAGTGGTTCCACCAGATGAGAGAGGGCTGTTGAGACCTGACATGTCCTGCTTCTTCATCATATGGGACAATGTTGCTTTCCACCTCTTCCATCTGGGTACTGAATGGTCTCCCACTATACTTTCTTTTTCTCAATCTAGCCGAGGAATTATTTTCTGCTTGGAGGTGCAAAGTTCATGATTTCTGTACACATGACCAGATGTCCCTCCTAGATGAATGAATGGCAATGAATGCCAGTTCTCTGGAAATCATTGCAGAGGATGGCCAAGCGTGGATGTGCCATGCAAGGAGATTTGTTCCTCGCTGCATTGCGAGGGAAAGCATCCAgtgtgattttaattaaaacatgtgACCTGATCGACAACAACGAATGGACTGACTGTGGTTTATAGTGTATTTGTGTTGCCTGTTTTGACATTGCTTTGTTTTGATtggagtattttatttgtattctctgTATCTACAGcatcattgcatttgtaaaggagaaaatgaaaaaaggtcaaatatagCCTGTTGGTTctggatattattatttttattatttttgtcatttagctgacactcttatccagggtgacttatatttgtacccatttatacagctaggtattttactggagcaatgtaAGTGTGCAAATGGCACAGACATGTCAAAGTGGGTTAAccatgttagggtatattgatAGTAGTTATTGGGCTATTATATAACAAATGATTGAAATACCTTTTCATTAGATAACAAGTTGTGTGTTTTGATGGAGATAGTTGATTTTGTGTcaagtatttaatgttttgagaGTCATAGTGcattttgcaaattaaatgtGTCATTCTGGCCAACATGTTTCAGTTCGGGGCtgtgtgttaattgttttgaaaaggtGAATTCTGTTTGGACAAATGTGCTCAAGCAATCGAGCAAAACTGTAAATAGTAGTGGGTAACTGCctaaatatctctctctctctctctctctcctaggATGACAAGGATGTCTCTATTCCAGGCTCCAATGGAGTAGTGACCCTTAATTCGGTATCCCGCAGCGACGAGGGCGAGTACTTGTGCGAGGCACTGGATTTTGATTCGCCACCCTCTGTGGAGCTCAAGAAAAAGCTGACCCTAGTGGTGCACTGTGAGTGTCAGTCACTGTGTTTgatatagtatagtgtagtacagtCCTATGCACTATATtacagtccagtgcagtgtaatacagtataACATAGTGAACTATAACCGTACACtccagtacagtatagtgcacTATATTACACTTTAGTACAGTACAGCATGGTATAGTGGACTATACTAGTACTACATGCTAGTCCagtacagtccagtgtaatgtTTCCCAGTGCAGTCCAGTTGCTTCCTGCACATCACATCACACGTTAGAATATATTATAAACAACTCGAGTTTCCTCCTGGGAAAGTAGGCAAGGGGGTGTTTACAGGTGTTTACACCCTGAGACAGCACCCTGGGGGGGAGACAGGCACAGTCATGTCCTGAGAATTTaaaacagtcagtcagtgtatctgtatgaacaaacaccctctctctccctctctcccccagaCCTGGACCCAATCTCAATGCCTAAAGAGGTGTCAGTGGCATTAGGGGGTGACGTGAATCTGTTGTGCGAAACCAAAGGCTCCGGCCCTCACCGCATGGAGTGGAGAAAGGCAAGCTCACACATCAGTCTTGTTAACCAATTAGCTTGTTAAGGGAATGTGAAGAGAAAGGTTTGCTCCAGTGTGGTACTGGGTAGTGTTATGTGTTGTGAAGCAGGGCTCaaggtgctgtgctgtgctgtgttgcgaAGGTGCACTGTGTGGTTGTAGTTGTGTAACTCTGTGCTGTTCTGCACCAGGGCTCGAAGGTGCTGTCCCAGTCCGAAACACTGTACCTCAGTGAGTTGTCATTCTCCGATGCGGGGGTCTACAGCTGCCACGCCTTCCTCCTCTCCATCCCCACGGCAACAAAAACGGGCAACCTCACCCTCAATGTCATAGGTACTGTGCCCCTGTGTCACTTGACTGTTACACTGTCTCTGGTAAAGAAATAAATCGGATTGATTGACACACTAAGACACTGACCGATTTACTgactttctgtctgtctgtccctccagGGAAGCCTGTGATTGACAGCCCATCGGAGGCTATGGTGCTAAAGGAGGGTGACCTCGTGACCCTGACCTGCTCTGCGCAGGGGAACCCCCTTCCCGAGATCACCTGGAGTCACCCCACTGAgcaggtctgtctgtctgtatctgtctgtatgtatttgtatgtcTGTAGCATCCAGTCAGTTTCCTGTATTaacactgctctctctctcccccctgcccctctccttctctctctctccctccacccctctcttcctctctcccctcaGTCGGAGTCTATCAATGGTAACCGAGTGACCAGCACTGTGACCCTGCATGCAACCGCCAAGATCCTGCAGGGCGGGGTCACCTGTGAGGCGACCAATGAGCACGGCCAGGAAACACAGCGCTTCCAGGTCGCAGTGGGCAAAGGTCAGACAGCCAGGCCTCGCAAACCTAAATCAATTCATTAACCAATTAATCGGCTAATCAGTGGgaaaaggagggagagagatgaagaggaaggaaagagagaaagagagagatgaaaagtgtgagggaggggggagggaggtATAGAGAAAGAGATAAGGAGGATGAGAGAGAAGGACTGGAAGACAAGAGTAATGGTTAATAAAGAGCGTATTGTACTATtgagtatttaatttatttatatttctgtttcTAATGCAATAAtctcccccctttctctctctctatcacagaTGCATCCTCCACTCCTTCACAGCCTGGCGGAGGTAAAACTCTCTCCTCTTTTCTCCCCTCTACACCCTTCCcccttctctcttcctctcctctcctctcccctctgcTGTAGCAGTACAGAGCTTGTGGTGGCAAAGCATTGTATAGTGTATTGTGTAGTTGTGAAGTGGGAGAGAGTTTTGCCACTGCTCTCTATATTATATAGGCAATGTTTTGTGTAGTTGTGTGCTTGGGGGACTGTGATGTGCAGGTGTGCAGTATCTTGTGTTGTGTAATTGTCTGGTGAGACTGTGTGACATTTGTGGTTGTGTGTGCAATGGTGTCGTGTGGCTGTAGTGTAGGTGTCTTGTGCGGCGTGTGACTGTTGTGGCATTGTGCAACTTGTGTCGTTCTGTGGCATTGTGCGACTGCCCTCTCAGCTTCTCCTCTCTGTCTCAACCTTGCTGCGCTCAGGAAACCCTATACTAACAGGTCTGTAGACCATctgattctctctgtctgtctttctgtcagcctctctatgtctgtctgtctctgtctgtctctctctctgtctacccATGTCTCTCAGTCTCCCAGTGCAGCTAGTGTCCAgttgttcagtcagtcagtgtgcccaTCTccacttctctctctgtctgtactgtgtaGTCAGTccttttatctgtattaaacccccctttctctctgtctaGCCGCCACCTGTCGCtcgtctgtctttctctctctctctcccccacctGTTCCActctgtctcgctctctctctctcttcagtgttTGTGTACTGTAGCTATTTTGTTACTGTTTCTGTATTAACTCTCTGCATCCCATTTCCTCAGTGCAGTGTCGGTGTACTGTGgtatcagtcagtctgtcagtgtgtcactcagtctgtcagtgtgtcactgtgtctgtctctcaatCAGTCAGAGTGTGTGTACGAGTGTGTATTAAccgctctctccccctctctctctcagcgggGAAGCAGGAAGGGGGCAGCCGGACGGTGGTGGTGGcagtggtggtgtgtgtggtgctgcTCCTCCT encodes:
- the bcam gene encoding basal cell adhesion molecule isoform X2, whose translation is MDAIKSLRRTFLLTVLLIFSLEGVAATVTVMVPQEVDVLGGGSVSLPCSFSFTGIKPSTVLTEWFIEEGGSRVRVGYSSGDGAGSDTGTPLSGRVSVETNLSLSLTSAKVSDQRVFTCQVTAGATGSGEGSTQLRVYVAPEKPEVTTSNQLISVTESTVSEVGKCSSRNGFPDGKIVWYKDGSPLPEVMEANNKLYMVPRVVREASGLYTVTSTLYLQPKKSDVKSSFHCRAIYSMPGDTSEHNDSPKFNLSLHYHTEKVTFTLVNTEPIKEGDRVRMRCEADGNPTPEFDFIKKEDDKDVSIPGSNGVVTLNSVSRSDEGEYLCEALDFDSPPSVELKKKLTLVVHYLDPISMPKEVSVALGGDVNLLCETKGSGPHRMEWRKGSKVLSQSETLYLSELSFSDAGVYSCHAFLLSIPTATKTGNLTLNVIGKPVIDSPSEAMVLKEGDLVTLTCSAQGNPLPEITWSHPTEQSESINGNRVTSTVTLHATAKILQGGVTCEATNEHGQETQRFQVAVGKDASSTPSQPGGAGKQEGGSRTVVVAVVVCVVLLLLLAGLLYCLQKSGKLPCARQDKSTATSAESNPNDIVVEMKSEKANEEAGLLDPSTGKRPIGNQ
- the bcam gene encoding basal cell adhesion molecule isoform X1, which produces MDAIKSLRRTFLLTVLLIFSLEGVAATVTVMVPQEVDVLGGGSVSLPCSFSFTGIKPSTVLTEWFIEEGGSRVRVGYSSGDGAGSDTGTPLSGRVSVETNLSLSLTSAKVSDQRVFTCQVTAGATGSGEGSTQLRVYVAPEKPEVTTSNQLISVTESTVSEVGKCSSRNGFPDGKIVWYKDGSPLPEVMEANNKLYMVPRVVREASGLYTVTSTLYLQPKKSDVKSSFHCRAIYSMPGDTSEHNDSPKFNLSLHYHTEKVTFTLVNTEPIKEGDRVRMRCEADGNPTPEFDFIKKEDDKDVSIPGSNGVVTLNSVSRSDEGEYLCEALDFDSPPSVELKKKLTLVVHYLDPISMPKEVSVALGGDVNLLCETKGSGPHRMEWRKGSKVLSQSETLYLSELSFSDAGVYSCHAFLLSIPTATKTGNLTLNVIGKPVIDSPSEAMVLKEGDLVTLTCSAQGNPLPEITWSHPTEQSESINGNRVTSTVTLHATAKILQGGVTCEATNEHGQETQRFQVAVGKDASSTPSQPGGGNPILTAGKQEGGSRTVVVAVVVCVVLLLLLAGLLYCLQKSGKLPCARQDKSTATSAESNPNDIVVEMKSEKANEEAGLLDPSTGKRPIGNQ